The following proteins are encoded in a genomic region of Natrinema sp. HArc-T2:
- a CDS encoding 50S ribosomal protein L37e, translating into MTGAGTPSQGKKNKTTHTKCRRCGEKSYHTKKKVCSSCGFGKSAKRRGYEWQSKAGDN; encoded by the coding sequence ATGACTGGTGCAGGAACCCCGAGCCAAGGAAAGAAGAACAAGACGACCCACACCAAGTGTCGTCGCTGCGGAGAGAAGTCCTACCACACGAAGAAGAAGGTCTGCTCGTCGTGCGGCTTCGGCAAATCGGCCAAACGCCGCGGCTACGAGTGGCAGTCGAAAGCCGGCGACAACTGA